A single genomic interval of Nonomuraea rubra harbors:
- a CDS encoding ABC transporter substrate-binding protein, producing the protein MHFTRFSIAAAALIALAACAPPGQQAESGATATGPIKIANVNAQSGQLSSLGQWEHKGVKLAIEEANKAGGVNGRQIQLDLFDSQGDPTVGTNVARKISAEGYIAMLGTAESAVTLAMAPILKDAKIPNITSGQSPKLAELKSPFLFLNAPTSVTFDETLAKYLVDDKGMKKIALISNNGAYGAGEHDAFLNSLKTRNITPSADEIVTPDQKDFNSNLAKIREQDPEVLFIGAEEVQSGLIAKQARELGIKAVFAGGAPVGTDVYATTAGLDNAEGTIVSSPYLSNEATPEIKEFAAKYKAAYNEEARMHVAKAYDGASILIEALKQTNAEGGQKLADAIRGVKRAGLLGTYNYDANGVGIHETKIGLVKDGKVVPEAAS; encoded by the coding sequence GTGCATTTCACGAGATTCTCCATCGCGGCCGCCGCCCTGATAGCGCTCGCCGCCTGCGCCCCTCCCGGTCAGCAGGCCGAGTCCGGCGCCACCGCCACCGGCCCCATCAAGATCGCGAACGTCAACGCGCAGAGCGGCCAGCTCAGCTCGCTCGGCCAGTGGGAGCACAAGGGCGTCAAGCTCGCCATCGAGGAGGCCAACAAGGCCGGCGGCGTCAACGGCCGGCAGATCCAGCTCGACCTCTTCGACAGCCAGGGCGACCCGACCGTCGGCACCAACGTGGCCAGGAAGATCTCCGCCGAGGGCTACATCGCGATGCTCGGCACCGCCGAGAGCGCGGTCACCCTCGCCATGGCGCCCATCCTGAAGGACGCCAAGATCCCGAACATCACCTCCGGCCAGTCGCCCAAGCTCGCCGAGCTGAAGAGCCCGTTCCTCTTCCTGAACGCACCGACCAGCGTCACCTTCGACGAGACGCTCGCCAAGTACCTCGTCGACGACAAGGGCATGAAGAAGATCGCGCTGATCAGCAACAACGGCGCGTACGGGGCCGGCGAGCACGACGCGTTCCTCAACTCGCTCAAGACCAGGAACATCACCCCGTCCGCCGACGAGATCGTCACCCCCGACCAGAAGGACTTCAACTCCAACCTCGCCAAGATCCGCGAGCAGGACCCGGAGGTGCTGTTCATCGGCGCCGAGGAGGTCCAGTCGGGGCTGATCGCCAAGCAGGCGCGCGAGCTCGGCATCAAGGCCGTCTTCGCCGGCGGCGCCCCCGTCGGCACCGACGTGTACGCCACCACCGCCGGCCTGGACAACGCCGAGGGCACCATCGTCAGCTCCCCCTACCTGAGCAACGAGGCCACCCCGGAGATCAAGGAGTTCGCCGCCAAGTACAAGGCCGCCTACAACGAGGAGGCCCGCATGCACGTCGCCAAGGCCTACGACGGGGCGTCGATCCTCATCGAGGCGCTCAAGCAGACCAACGCCGAGGGCGGCCAGAAGCTCGCGGACGCCATCCGCGGGGTCAAGCGCGCCGGGCTGCTCGGCACCTACAACTACGACGCCAACGGCGTCGGCATCCACGAAACCAAGATCGGCCTGGTCAAGGACGGCAAGGTCGTGCCCGAGGCCGCGAGCTGA
- a CDS encoding thiamine pyrophosphate-binding protein — MTRTAAHALVEQLEQLGVEYVFGTCGHTNIAVLDALADSRIRFVIARHEQAAAHAADGYARASGKPGVLLVHVGPGLTNAATGVMTAALDSVPLVVISGDIPSYYHGRHPHQEINLHADADQASVFRPFVKRAWNVHRAQDLGRFVERAFWTATSGRPGAVLVNVPMDVFSRPAAPYPPAGSAAPPGLPRSTAELIAARLAGAERPLIYVGGGLREHAGPLIRLAEHLDIPIAHSLMAKGTVPDAHPLVIGMPGFWGLELTNAYARGADVVLALATRFAETDASSWDPRFTWDFSGSTLIQIDIDPAEIGRNYPAEIGAVADVRLAVEAIAEAAAAHAARDRTELRKQILEARTELFAASRERGRSEDLPLRPERILKDLRDVLPPDTILVTDVGWNKNGVAQCYELPAGGRFITPGGASTMGFGPAAAVGVQLAQPGRTVVALIGDGGMSAQLPAVPLAVEQGAAVIFVVMNNRAHGTISDLQSAHFGRSHGCDFTDPAGRPYSPDFAALARACGADGHTVAAPAELGTALREAVANRRPAVIDVPMVNEPVPTPGHWNIKDIYQGLFTD; from the coding sequence GTGACCAGGACAGCCGCCCACGCCCTTGTCGAGCAGCTGGAGCAGCTCGGCGTCGAGTACGTCTTCGGCACCTGCGGCCACACCAACATCGCCGTCCTGGACGCGCTGGCCGACAGCCGGATCCGGTTCGTCATCGCCCGCCACGAGCAGGCCGCCGCGCACGCCGCCGACGGTTACGCCCGCGCCTCCGGCAAGCCCGGCGTGCTGCTCGTGCACGTGGGCCCCGGCCTGACCAACGCCGCGACCGGCGTCATGACGGCCGCGCTGGACTCGGTGCCGCTGGTGGTGATCTCCGGCGACATCCCCTCCTACTACCACGGCAGGCACCCGCACCAGGAGATCAACCTGCACGCCGACGCCGACCAGGCGAGCGTGTTCCGGCCGTTCGTCAAGCGGGCCTGGAACGTGCACCGGGCCCAGGACCTGGGCCGCTTCGTCGAGCGCGCGTTCTGGACGGCCACCTCGGGCCGCCCCGGCGCCGTGCTGGTCAACGTGCCGATGGACGTCTTCTCGCGGCCCGCGGCGCCGTACCCGCCGGCCGGCTCCGCGGCCCCGCCCGGGCTGCCGCGGTCCACCGCGGAGCTGATCGCCGCCCGGCTGGCCGGCGCCGAGCGCCCGCTGATCTACGTGGGCGGCGGCCTGCGCGAGCACGCCGGGCCGCTGATCCGGCTGGCCGAGCACCTCGACATCCCGATCGCGCACTCGCTGATGGCCAAGGGCACGGTCCCGGACGCGCACCCGCTGGTCATCGGGATGCCGGGCTTCTGGGGGCTGGAGCTCACCAACGCCTACGCCCGCGGGGCGGACGTGGTGCTGGCGCTGGCCACCCGGTTCGCCGAGACCGACGCCAGCTCCTGGGACCCCCGCTTCACCTGGGACTTCTCCGGCAGCACGCTGATCCAGATCGACATCGACCCGGCCGAGATCGGTCGCAACTACCCGGCGGAGATCGGCGCCGTGGCCGACGTGCGGCTCGCGGTCGAGGCGATCGCCGAGGCGGCCGCGGCCCACGCCGCCCGCGACAGGACCGAGCTGCGCAAGCAGATCCTGGAGGCGCGGACGGAGCTGTTCGCGGCCAGCCGGGAGCGGGGCCGCAGCGAGGACCTCCCGCTGCGCCCCGAGCGCATCCTGAAGGACCTGCGGGACGTGCTGCCGCCGGACACGATCCTGGTGACGGACGTGGGCTGGAACAAGAACGGCGTCGCCCAGTGCTACGAGCTGCCCGCCGGGGGCCGCTTCATCACCCCGGGCGGGGCCTCCACCATGGGGTTCGGGCCGGCCGCCGCCGTGGGCGTGCAGCTCGCGCAGCCGGGCAGGACCGTGGTGGCGCTGATCGGCGACGGCGGGATGAGCGCGCAGCTGCCCGCGGTGCCGCTCGCCGTCGAGCAGGGCGCCGCGGTGATCTTCGTGGTGATGAACAACCGCGCGCACGGCACGATCTCCGACCTGCAGTCGGCGCACTTCGGCCGCAGCCACGGCTGCGACTTCACCGACCCTGCGGGGCGGCCCTACAGCCCCGACTTCGCCGCGCTCGCGCGGGCGTGCGGCGCCGACGGCCACACCGTCGCCGCACCCGCCGAGCTGGGCACGGCACTGCGCGAGGCGGTCGCGAACCGGCGCCCCGCCGTGATCGACGTGCCGATGGTCAACGAGCCGGTGCCGACACCCGGTCACTGGAACATCAAGGACATCTACCAGGGACTGTTCACCGACTGA
- a CDS encoding aldehyde dehydrogenase family protein, protein MNTIHEAGCLVAGEWLPGGPHAERIGPYLREPVSRARTAQDEDVTAALAYARRSAKRIARLAPATRAGVLERAAAAVTAQGERLARLLALELGKPLKDGRGEVLRVADTLSVAAAEARMIGGEVLPVAGWARGVGNTAITQRAPAGPVLAITPFNAPANLLAHKLAASFAAGNTTIVKPPPQAPAVSTALVELLLEAGMPVEAVQVLHGGGEVGAALCAAPEIAVVSVTGGVPAGHAVARAAGPKRVMLELGGNAATIVCEDADVAQAALVCARTGYSNSGQSCISVQRVYVHRSRFEEFAEELTAQVKGLVVGDPLDPATDVGSMVDDDAAERVVRWTAEAAAQGARVTAGGTRQGAVMAPTVVVAPPAEARVVREEVFGALVAVLPYDGFDEVLEECNRSSYGLQAGLFTHDVRRVVTAWRELEVGGLIVNGSSNFRLDHVPFGGVKDSGIGRESPRWMIEDFTVTKTLMLKGLTIWGDE, encoded by the coding sequence ATGAACACCATCCACGAAGCCGGATGCCTGGTCGCCGGGGAGTGGCTGCCCGGAGGCCCGCATGCCGAACGCATCGGCCCCTACCTGCGCGAGCCCGTCAGCCGGGCCCGCACCGCACAGGACGAGGACGTCACGGCCGCGCTCGCCTACGCCCGCCGGTCCGCCAAGCGGATCGCCCGCCTGGCGCCCGCCACCCGGGCCGGTGTCCTGGAGCGGGCCGCCGCGGCGGTGACCGCGCAGGGCGAGCGGCTGGCCCGGCTGCTGGCGCTGGAGCTGGGCAAACCGCTCAAGGACGGGCGCGGCGAGGTGTTACGGGTGGCCGACACCCTGTCCGTCGCCGCCGCCGAGGCGCGGATGATCGGCGGCGAGGTGCTGCCGGTCGCGGGCTGGGCCCGCGGGGTCGGCAACACCGCGATCACGCAGCGGGCCCCGGCCGGCCCGGTGCTGGCGATCACGCCGTTCAACGCCCCGGCGAACCTCCTGGCCCACAAGCTCGCCGCCTCCTTCGCGGCCGGCAACACCACGATCGTCAAGCCGCCGCCGCAGGCGCCCGCGGTCTCCACCGCGCTGGTGGAGCTGCTGCTGGAGGCCGGGATGCCGGTGGAGGCGGTGCAGGTCCTGCACGGCGGCGGCGAGGTGGGCGCGGCATTGTGCGCGGCGCCGGAGATCGCCGTCGTCAGCGTGACCGGCGGCGTCCCCGCCGGTCACGCCGTCGCCCGCGCCGCCGGCCCGAAGCGGGTCATGCTGGAGCTCGGCGGCAACGCCGCCACCATTGTCTGCGAGGACGCCGACGTCGCGCAGGCGGCGCTGGTGTGCGCCCGCACCGGTTACAGCAACTCGGGGCAGAGCTGCATCTCCGTGCAGCGCGTCTACGTGCACCGCAGCCGGTTCGAGGAGTTCGCCGAGGAGCTGACCGCGCAGGTGAAGGGCCTGGTCGTGGGCGACCCCCTGGATCCGGCGACCGACGTGGGCTCCATGGTGGACGACGACGCGGCCGAGCGGGTGGTCCGCTGGACGGCCGAGGCCGCCGCCCAGGGCGCCCGGGTGACGGCGGGCGGCACGCGGCAGGGCGCGGTGATGGCGCCGACCGTGGTCGTCGCGCCGCCCGCCGAGGCCAGGGTGGTGCGCGAGGAGGTGTTCGGCGCGCTGGTGGCCGTGCTGCCCTACGACGGCTTCGACGAGGTGCTGGAGGAGTGCAACCGCAGCTCGTACGGGCTGCAGGCCGGGCTGTTCACGCACGACGTGCGCCGCGTCGTGACCGCCTGGCGCGAGCTGGAGGTCGGCGGCTTGATCGTGAACGGCTCGTCCAACTTCCGCCTCGACCACGTGCCGTTCGGCGGCGTGAAGGACTCCGGCATCGGCCGCGAGTCGCCGCGCTGGATGATCGAGGACTTCACCGTGACCAAGACCCTCATGCTCAAGGGCCTGACCATCTGGGGAGACGAGTGA
- a CDS encoding IclR family transcriptional regulator, with product MPSNMGEGGGVRSVQRAFDILSLLSEDRRTLTIREVVDETGLAKTTALRLLQTLEHMGLLWATPKGFTAGPALWRWAHLARSAWELPAETVQLMRELGARHRETVNLYVPRDVRRICIAQQESPQPLRHVVRVGDELPLWAGASSKVLLIQAPERLLVRVARSSPYGEAHVATLRAWIGRAAHDGYAASQGEREPGLSAVAVPITGPVTSAGAAGAAGAASTVSTGSTGSTGSAVGGGGRAAVAALTLSGPTVRFTEDRVREFAADLREAAKRMSERGFDHPLT from the coding sequence ATGCCTTCGAACATGGGGGAGGGCGGGGGCGTACGCAGCGTCCAGCGCGCGTTCGACATCCTCTCGCTGCTCTCCGAGGACCGGCGGACGCTGACGATCCGCGAGGTCGTCGACGAGACGGGCCTGGCCAAGACCACGGCGCTGCGCCTGCTGCAGACCCTGGAGCACATGGGGCTGCTGTGGGCCACGCCCAAGGGGTTCACGGCCGGGCCGGCGCTGTGGCGCTGGGCGCACCTGGCCCGCTCGGCGTGGGAGCTGCCGGCGGAGACCGTCCAGCTCATGCGCGAGCTGGGGGCACGGCACCGGGAGACCGTCAACCTCTACGTGCCGCGCGACGTGCGCCGCATCTGCATCGCCCAGCAGGAAAGCCCGCAACCGCTGCGCCACGTGGTGCGCGTCGGCGACGAGCTGCCCCTGTGGGCCGGCGCCTCCTCGAAGGTCCTGCTGATCCAGGCGCCGGAGCGGCTGCTCGTCAGGGTGGCCCGCTCCTCCCCGTACGGCGAGGCCCACGTGGCGACGCTGCGGGCCTGGATCGGCCGGGCGGCGCACGACGGCTACGCGGCCAGCCAGGGCGAACGCGAGCCCGGCCTGTCCGCCGTCGCCGTCCCGATCACCGGGCCGGTCACCTCCGCCGGCGCCGCCGGCGCCGCCGGCGCCGCCAGCACTGTCAGCACCGGCAGCACCGGCAGCACCGGCAGCGCCGTCGGCGGTGGCGGGCGGGCGGCCGTGGCGGCGCTGACGCTGAGCGGCCCCACCGTCCGCTTCACCGAGGACCGGGTCCGGGAGTTCGCCGCGGATCTGCGCGAGGCGGCCAAGCGGATGTCGGAGCGCGGGTTCGACCATCCTCTGACTTGA
- a CDS encoding CaiB/BaiF CoA transferase family protein codes for MQQLPLDGVKVVDLTNVLAGPYCSYQLMLFGAEVVKVELPGTGDLARRLGPDPELNRARMGASFLAQNAGKKSVELDLKSREGRAAFESMLAGADVLLENFRAGVLARLGYGWDHLRELNPRLVYCAISGFGQSGPMSGAPAYDQIIQGLSGMMSVTGTPDTAPLRVGFPICDTVGGLMAALAISAALAGRHRTGHGCFLDLSMLEASISAMGWTVSNYLVSGVEPEPMGDQNATAAPSGTFETADGPLNIAANQQAQFETLCRLVGRPDLPADPRFAERESRKHHRGELNQELNQALRAKTALEWEEILAAEGVPAARILTVPQALALDQVRHRGFLTEVPLAGAGERQVAVTGNGVMVDGVALRPRGPAPLLGEHNAEVEAAS; via the coding sequence ATGCAGCAGTTGCCACTGGACGGCGTCAAGGTCGTGGACCTGACCAACGTGCTGGCCGGGCCGTACTGCAGTTATCAGCTGATGTTGTTCGGCGCGGAGGTGGTCAAGGTGGAGCTGCCCGGCACCGGGGACCTCGCCCGGCGGCTCGGCCCCGACCCCGAGCTCAACCGGGCCAGGATGGGCGCCTCCTTCCTGGCCCAGAACGCCGGCAAGAAGTCGGTCGAGCTCGACCTGAAGAGCCGGGAAGGGCGGGCCGCGTTCGAGTCGATGCTCGCCGGCGCCGACGTCCTGCTGGAGAACTTCAGGGCCGGCGTGCTCGCCAGGCTCGGCTACGGCTGGGACCACCTGCGCGAGCTCAATCCCCGGCTCGTCTACTGCGCCATCTCCGGCTTCGGGCAGAGCGGCCCGATGAGCGGCGCGCCCGCCTACGACCAGATCATCCAGGGCCTGTCCGGGATGATGAGCGTCACCGGCACGCCCGACACCGCCCCGCTGCGGGTGGGCTTCCCCATCTGCGACACCGTCGGCGGGCTGATGGCCGCCCTGGCGATCTCCGCCGCGCTGGCCGGACGGCACCGCACCGGCCACGGCTGCTTCCTGGACCTGTCCATGCTGGAGGCGTCGATCTCCGCCATGGGCTGGACCGTCTCCAACTACCTGGTCAGCGGGGTCGAGCCGGAGCCGATGGGGGACCAGAACGCCACCGCGGCGCCGTCCGGCACCTTCGAGACCGCCGACGGGCCGCTCAACATCGCCGCCAACCAGCAGGCCCAGTTCGAGACGCTGTGCCGGCTCGTGGGGCGGCCCGACCTGCCCGCCGACCCGCGCTTCGCCGAGCGCGAGTCGCGCAAGCACCACCGGGGGGAGCTCAACCAGGAGCTCAACCAGGCGCTGCGGGCCAAGACCGCGCTGGAGTGGGAGGAGATTCTCGCCGCGGAAGGGGTGCCCGCCGCCCGCATCCTCACCGTCCCGCAGGCGCTCGCCCTCGACCAGGTACGCCATCGCGGCTTCCTGACCGAGGTGCCGTTGGCGGGAGCGGGGGAGCGGCAGGTCGCCGTCACCGGGAACGGCGTCATGGTGGACGGCGTCGCGCTGCGCCCGCGCGGGCCCGCGCCGCTGCTCGGAGAGCACAACGCCGAGGTCGAGGCGGCGTCATGA
- a CDS encoding citryl-CoA lyase: protein MSEREAARAVGGPDAGGTAAADWWATAVSRIEPDVIELRGQPVQDLIGRIGFAEMIWLMLRGERPDPRRAALLEAALVSSVDHGPHAPSIAVARMAATCGVGLNNAVATGVNLLGDVHGGAGEQCVRLLEEVVAGSRGPGGDTGGDPGSGGDAGGDPGDVRTDPVGGDAGSGPSGDAAAVVARWRARDRYLPGFGHRFHSRDPRRDPLLGLVAEAAEDGVVAGAHLRAALEIERLIAPVPMNIDGATAVVYAELGFPAPLARGLFVLSRSVGILAHAWEESGQGRRNKGPIPPSILPTWI from the coding sequence ATGAGCGAGCGTGAGGCAGCGAGGGCCGTCGGCGGGCCTGATGCGGGTGGGACGGCCGCGGCCGACTGGTGGGCCACCGCGGTGTCGAGGATCGAGCCCGATGTCATCGAGCTGCGCGGGCAGCCGGTCCAGGACCTCATCGGGCGGATCGGGTTCGCCGAGATGATCTGGCTGATGCTCCGCGGCGAGCGCCCCGACCCGCGCCGGGCCGCGCTGCTGGAGGCGGCGCTGGTCTCCTCCGTCGATCACGGGCCGCACGCGCCGTCCATCGCCGTCGCCCGGATGGCCGCCACCTGCGGAGTGGGGCTCAACAACGCCGTGGCCACCGGGGTGAACCTGCTCGGGGACGTGCACGGGGGCGCGGGCGAGCAGTGCGTCCGGCTGCTGGAGGAGGTGGTGGCCGGCTCACGCGGCCCGGGCGGCGACACCGGCGGCGATCCGGGCAGCGGCGGGGACGCCGGCGGCGACCCGGGCGACGTCCGCACTGATCCGGTCGGCGGTGATGCCGGCAGTGGCCCGAGCGGGGACGCCGCTGCCGTGGTCGCGCGCTGGCGGGCGCGTGACCGTTACCTGCCCGGATTCGGGCACCGCTTCCACAGCCGCGACCCGCGCCGCGACCCGCTGCTCGGCCTGGTGGCGGAGGCGGCCGAGGACGGGGTGGTGGCGGGCGCGCACCTGCGGGCCGCGCTCGAGATCGAGCGGCTGATCGCCCCGGTGCCCATGAACATCGACGGGGCGACCGCCGTCGTCTACGCCGAGCTGGGCTTCCCCGCGCCGCTCGCGCGCGGGCTGTTCGTGCTCAGCCGGTCCGTCGGCATCCTGGCCCACGCCTGGGAGGAGAGCGGGCAGGGACGGCGCAACAAGGGCCCGATCCCGCCGTCCATCCTGCCGACCTGGATCTGA
- a CDS encoding cupredoxin domain-containing protein codes for MHTSPISYEIDGEQYVAVLAGGNGLPYPDIPRGDHPWAFKLGGKVAPAPAPAPPEQRNDIRAAAVTGTTVTLGRVWDAANQRPGATENTVAQNAMSPQHLRVPKGTRVTFVNPQDNASAHAAVSFFEYEFDTGLLMPGQSFTHTFDTPGEYFYNDAIFPQNTGKIVVF; via the coding sequence GTGCACACCAGCCCGATCAGCTACGAGATCGACGGCGAGCAGTACGTCGCGGTGCTGGCGGGCGGGAACGGGCTGCCGTACCCGGACATCCCCAGGGGCGACCACCCGTGGGCGTTCAAGCTCGGCGGCAAGGTCGCGCCCGCCCCGGCGCCGGCGCCGCCGGAGCAGCGCAACGACATCAGGGCGGCGGCCGTCACCGGCACCACGGTAACGCTCGGCCGGGTCTGGGACGCGGCGAACCAGCGGCCGGGCGCGACGGAGAACACCGTGGCGCAGAACGCCATGTCCCCGCAGCACCTGCGGGTGCCCAAGGGCACCCGCGTCACGTTCGTCAACCCGCAGGACAACGCCAGCGCGCACGCCGCCGTCTCGTTCTTCGAGTACGAGTTCGACACCGGCCTGCTGATGCCCGGCCAGTCGTTCACGCACACCTTCGACACCCCGGGCGAGTACTTCTACAACGACGCGATCTTCCCGCAGAACACCGGCAAGATCGTCGTCTTCTGA
- a CDS encoding ThuA domain-containing protein — protein sequence MRSKLSVAAVTGAALLLLTATAPSSAASPEPARNLGDPDYGVCRGTDPRCYHDWGNFDPAEGYKLLVYSRTAGPRHAHLGTPLGPGLNPPLNDNNVAVKAVLKLGQENGFAVDYTEDVTQLSSAGRLLNYNAVMFLSTTRDTLDDAAQTALRQYVRAGGGFIGVHNAFGTEYNWPWYEGLLGNANFYDHGANQPGTVVTVNRRDASTQGLPRTWAFSDEWYNLIPAPTRVRVLAEVDESTLPQGVRGNLGHPGHGEHHPVSWCQYYDGGKAWLTTLGHDVKAWTDEPMEGDQYFVQHLLGGVKSVLGMAPFCR from the coding sequence ATGCGCAGCAAACTCTCCGTCGCCGCCGTCACCGGAGCAGCGCTCCTGCTGCTCACCGCCACCGCACCCAGCTCCGCCGCCTCCCCGGAACCGGCCAGGAACCTCGGCGACCCCGACTACGGCGTCTGCCGGGGCACCGACCCCCGCTGCTACCACGACTGGGGCAACTTCGACCCCGCCGAGGGCTACAAGCTGCTCGTCTACAGCCGCACCGCCGGCCCCCGCCACGCCCACCTCGGCACCCCGCTCGGCCCCGGGCTCAACCCGCCGCTCAACGACAACAACGTCGCCGTCAAGGCCGTGCTCAAGCTCGGCCAGGAGAACGGCTTCGCGGTCGACTACACCGAGGACGTCACCCAGCTCTCCTCGGCGGGCCGGCTCCTGAACTACAACGCCGTCATGTTCCTCAGCACCACCCGCGACACCCTCGACGACGCCGCGCAGACCGCGCTGCGCCAGTACGTCCGCGCCGGCGGCGGCTTCATCGGGGTGCACAACGCCTTCGGCACCGAGTACAACTGGCCCTGGTACGAGGGCCTGCTCGGCAACGCCAACTTCTACGACCACGGCGCCAACCAGCCCGGCACCGTCGTCACCGTGAACCGCCGCGACGCCTCCACCCAGGGCCTGCCCAGGACCTGGGCGTTCTCCGACGAGTGGTACAACCTCATTCCCGCGCCCACTCGCGTCCGCGTGCTGGCCGAGGTGGACGAGAGCACCCTGCCGCAGGGCGTACGCGGCAACCTCGGGCACCCCGGGCACGGCGAGCACCATCCGGTGAGCTGGTGCCAGTACTACGACGGGGGCAAGGCGTGGCTGACCACCCTGGGCCACGACGTCAAGGCGTGGACCGACGAGCCGATGGAAGGCGACCAGTACTTCGTCCAGCACCTGCTCGGCGGCGTCAAGTCCGTGCTCGGCATGGCTCCCTTCTGCCGTTGA
- a CDS encoding pyridoxamine 5'-phosphate oxidase family protein: MNLAEQGSAFAAFWQERHVCTLSTARPGGPPHVVPVGATLDLETGIARVITSGTSAKARFIAASGGAPVALCQVDGRRWSTLEGRAVVRTSPEEVAEAERRYTARYKPPRANPARVVIEIQVTRVLGNV, encoded by the coding sequence GTGAACCTGGCCGAGCAGGGCAGTGCCTTCGCCGCCTTCTGGCAGGAGCGGCACGTGTGCACGCTCTCCACCGCGCGCCCCGGCGGGCCGCCGCACGTGGTGCCGGTGGGCGCGACGCTGGACCTGGAGACCGGCATCGCCCGGGTGATCACGTCCGGGACCTCGGCGAAGGCCAGGTTCATCGCCGCCTCCGGCGGCGCTCCCGTCGCGCTCTGCCAGGTGGACGGCCGCCGCTGGTCCACGCTGGAGGGGCGGGCCGTCGTACGCACCTCGCCTGAGGAGGTGGCCGAGGCCGAGCGCCGCTACACGGCCCGGTACAAGCCGCCCCGCGCCAACCCGGCCCGGGTGGTCATCGAGATCCAGGTGACCCGCGTCCTGGGCAACGTGTGA
- the cbiE gene encoding precorrin-6y C5,15-methyltransferase (decarboxylating) subunit CbiE, protein MITVAGLGADGWDGLPETTRRALEAAEVVMGGPRQLELLPASVVAERVRWPSPLLPALPGLLERHAGREVCVLASGDPMFYGIGSTLVRLLGAPGVRVLPHVSSLSLACARLGWPVEQTETVSLVGRPPETLNAAALPGRRIVVLGAGHDAPSQVAALLTARGYGPSPITVLSDLGAATETAQHGTAGTWAGPAASPLNVIAVECVAAQDAEPLALVPGLPDSAYEHDGQLTKREVRAVTLSRLAPRPGELLWDVGAGAGSIAVEWMRSHPSCAAVAVESRTDRAAAIRRNAARLGAPSLRVVEGRAPAALDGLPAPDAVFVGGGVTAPGLLERCWSRLRPGGRLVVNAVTLESEALIGQWYGRLGGDLVRLAVQRASPVGGFTGWRPAMPVTVWSVTREEDA, encoded by the coding sequence GTGATCACCGTCGCCGGCCTCGGCGCGGACGGCTGGGACGGACTGCCCGAGACGACGCGGCGCGCGCTGGAGGCCGCCGAGGTCGTCATGGGCGGCCCCCGGCAACTGGAGCTCCTGCCCGCGTCCGTGGTGGCGGAGCGCGTCCGCTGGCCCTCGCCGCTGCTCCCGGCGCTGCCCGGGCTCCTCGAACGGCACGCCGGCCGCGAGGTGTGCGTGCTGGCCAGCGGCGACCCCATGTTCTACGGCATCGGCTCCACGCTGGTCCGGCTCCTCGGCGCGCCCGGCGTGCGGGTTCTGCCGCACGTGTCGTCGCTGTCCCTCGCGTGCGCCCGCCTCGGCTGGCCGGTCGAGCAGACGGAGACGGTCAGCCTCGTCGGCCGCCCGCCCGAGACGCTCAACGCCGCAGCGCTCCCCGGCCGCCGGATCGTCGTGCTCGGGGCGGGCCACGACGCCCCGTCCCAGGTCGCCGCGCTGCTGACCGCCCGCGGGTACGGCCCCAGCCCCATCACCGTGCTGTCCGACCTGGGCGCGGCCACCGAGACGGCCCAGCACGGCACGGCCGGCACCTGGGCCGGGCCCGCCGCGTCCCCGCTCAACGTGATCGCCGTCGAATGCGTGGCCGCCCAGGACGCCGAGCCGCTGGCCCTCGTGCCGGGGCTGCCCGACAGCGCGTACGAGCACGACGGCCAGCTCACCAAGCGCGAGGTCCGCGCGGTCACCCTGTCGCGGCTCGCCCCGCGCCCCGGCGAACTGCTGTGGGACGTCGGCGCCGGCGCCGGCAGCATCGCCGTCGAATGGATGCGCAGCCACCCGTCGTGCGCCGCCGTGGCCGTCGAGAGCCGGACCGACCGCGCCGCGGCCATCCGCCGCAACGCCGCCCGCCTCGGCGCGCCGTCGCTGCGCGTCGTCGAGGGCAGGGCCCCGGCGGCCCTGGACGGCCTGCCCGCGCCGGACGCGGTGTTCGTCGGCGGCGGCGTCACCGCACCCGGCCTGCTCGAACGCTGCTGGTCACGGCTCCGCCCCGGCGGCAGGCTCGTCGTCAACGCCGTCACCCTCGAGTCCGAGGCCCTCATCGGCCAGTGGTACGGCAGGCTCGGCGGCGACCTCGTACGCCTGGCCGTGCAGCGGGCCTCGCCCGTGGGCGGATTCACCGGATGGCGGCCTGCGATGCCCGTAACCGTATGGTCTGTGACCAGGGAGGAAGACGCGTGA